GAAGCAACAACTGCATTCTTTTGTGTTTGCTGATCGAGTTGAGTTACTGCCGTATTTATCTGTTCTATTCCTGATAATTGTTCTTTACTTGACATTTCAATATCTGAAATAAGACTTGTAGTCTCTTGAATATTCTGATTTAATTCTTTATATCCTTCAATCATATTTCCAGCAATATTTTTACCTTCATTTGCTTTGGATGTTGCATTTTCAACTATATCCTTGATTTCTTTAGCAGCTTCGGCACTTCTTGAAGCTAGATTTCGTACTTCCGCAGCAACTACGGCAAACCCTTTTCCTGCTTCTCCTGCTGTTGCAGCTTCAACGGCTGCATTCAAAGAAAGAATATTTGTTTGGAATGCTATTTGATCAATTACACTGATTGCTTCATTTATAGATTTAACTTGTACATTAATTTCATCCATAGCTACACTTGTTTGATTAGCAAGTGCTTCTCCATCTTTAGCAGACTTTGTAACAATATTTGAATTATTTGCCATTTTTGCAATATTTTGAGTATTATTTCTAATAGTTGCAGTTACTTCTTCTACAGCAGCTGATGTTTCTTCTAAACTAGCCGCCGCTTCATTTGAACTTTGATTTAATTTATCTACATTTTCTAAAAGTGAATCAGAACCATTATTAAGTGTTAATCCATTGGTTTTATTTTCTACTAACATGTCATTTACAACGTTGGCTAAACTATTTAAACCAACTGAAACTTCACCTAAATCTCCTGTAATTCTATGAACAAAGTTTAATGTCTGATAAGAAGTTAAGGCTTCTGTTATTTTATTTAAATCACCATCAACTTTTGAGGATACAACTTGAAATAAATCATTGATACCATTTTTAAGCTCCTCAATACCTTCATTTTTAGTTGATTCAATTATTGATTGTTGCATAATACCTGTCTTTGCTAGTTCAATAGCTTTCTTAGAAGATTCAATGACTTTTTTACTATCTGTTATATCCTGAGCAAACTTAACTACTCTAATTACTTTTCCATTTTTATTTTTAACAGGTGAATATGAAGCTTGAATCCATACAGAAGTACCGTCTTTTGCGAATCTCTCAAATTCATTTATTTTAGAGATTCCATTCGATAAATCTTTCCAAAAATTCGTATATTCTGAAGTACTTGTATATGTTTTATCACAAAACATTCGATGATGATTACCAACCGTTTCACTTAAGCTATAACCTAATACATTTAAAAAGTTATCATTTGCATGTATTATAGTACCATCTGGGTTGAATGATATAATGGCATAGTTTTCATCCATTGCACTTAACCTAGCTGATTCTTCTTCTGTTTTTCCAAAATTAAACATATTCATTCTCCTAAATATTTATATATTATACTTTAGAAAGTTAGTATACAATTTAATAACTAAATAATGACTAAATAGCTTAAAAGTAGGTTATACTTTTTAAAAATAAGCTTTTATCTCTTCAGAATTTAAAAGTTTTCCAGTAGATTTAACTTCACTATTTATTACAAGTCCTGGAGTATTCATTACACCATAATCCATAATTTTAACAATATCTTCCACTTTTTCAACTTGAGCAAAAACGCCAGCTTCTGCAACTGCTTTTTTTACATTTTCTTCTAAGGCTTTACATTTTGCACAGCCTGTTCCTAAAATTTCAATTTTCATTTCTTTCTCCTATTATTTTTATAATATCGCATTAAATATATATCCAACAAGTAATATTGCACTTCCTACAATTCCAAAAAATATTGAAATAAGTTTTAGTGAAATTACTCTTTTTAAAATCATGGCTTCTGGAAGGCTAAGAGCGACAACAGCCATCATAAATGATAATGCAGTTCCAAGTAGCATTCCTTTTGAAGTTAAAACTTCAATAAGTGGAATCATTCCTGCAGCGCTTGAATACATTGGAATTCCCATCACAACTCCTAAAAGTGGAGCATACCATGAATCACCACCTGCATAAGTAGCAATCGTTTCAGCTGGAACATATCCATGTATAAAAGCACCAATTGCAATACCGATTATTACATAAGGATATATCTTCTTAAAAATATCAAGTGTAGCTTCCCAAGCTTCTTTTACTCTTGCTTTAAAATTACTTCCTTCTTCTTGTGAATTACAACATGAAGTGGCAGGTTTAACTTCGATTAATACTTCTTTTTCTAAATTCATACTTCCTATTATTAATCCTGCAACCATTGCAATAAGCAGTGCACAAGAAATATAAAGTAAAGTAATCTTCCATCCAAAAAGTGAAAACAATAATGCAATCACAACAGCATCACTAAGTGGTGCTGAAACAAGATAAGAAAAAGTTACTCCTAAAGGAATTCTAGCTTGTAAAAATCCTAAAAACAAAGGTATTGCAGAACAAGAACAAAAAGGTGTTAGCATTCCAAAAAATGCGGCAGAAATATGACCTATTAGTTTATGTTTTCCACTTAAATAATCTCTTACTTTTTCAACTGGAAAGAAACTTCTTAAGAAACTTACAATATAAATAATTACAATTAAAAGAAAAAATATCTTTATCGTATCATAAATAAAAAAGTTTATAGCTTCACCTAAATGACCTTCTAAACTCCAAAGTTCATAAGTTAAATAATCAACAAAATCTTTCCACATAAGTATCCTTTTTTATTCCCACTCTAATTGATCGTATAAAGTTTTTGCATTCAAAGGAGCTATAGTTTTATAGTGATCATAATATGAAAAATTTTTATCATCTACATAATTATAAATATCTTCTACATCTACCTCATCATCGTATGCTTTTGTTACACTTTGTTTTAAAACTCTTAAGTATTCTAATGTTGGCTTATAAGAAGTTTTATCAAACTCTTTTCCATGTCCACCCATCACATACTTAACATTCATTTTTTCTAGTTTTTCTAAGGCTTTTATCCATTCATTTATATTTGAGTATTTTGCATACTTAATCATTCTGCCATTAAATACTGTATTTCCTGTAAAGATAAAGTTTTCACTTGGAACAAAAACAGATATATCTGAAACAGAGTTTGAAGCCTTACTTAATTTTAATACCTCAATATTAAAGTTTTTACCTTTGATAATATATTTATCATTAGTAAAAATATCTGCATCTACAACTTTAGATTTAGCGTATTCTTCTTTTGTAGTAACTCTTGGTATTCTATTAAACTTATCAGGGTTTTCTTCAAGTTCTTTGATAATTGTTTTATGAGCAATTATAGGAATATTCTTTTCTTTATAAAAAGAAGCTCCTGTATATCTATCATCATGAAAATTTGTAGCTATTACATAAGATACTTCTTTTGCATACTTCTTTTTTATTAACTCATTTAACTCTTTTGCAAAAACATATGTTGGACCTGCTTCAATTACTACTATAGAATCACCTGTATCAACTGTACAAACATTTGATACAAATCCTTTATTTTCTTTTGTTGGAGGATTAAAATCTCCAATATAACAATCTATGTTTGAAGTCACATTTACAGCTTTTAATTTATACACATCTGCGTATAAATTAAAAGATAGAAGTAAAAGTATATATATAAAAGATTTCATTTTTTGCCTTTTTATTATTTTAAAGCCTCTACAACTTTTGGAAGTAGAATCTCTTCTATTTCTTTATATGTATCTTCAAATGCTTCAAAACCTTTTCCATCTGGATCTACAAAACTTACATGAATTACTTTTACTGCTTTTGGAAACATTGGACAAGTCTCATGTGCATTATCACAAACAGTAACAACTAAATCATATTCATTATCAATTACTTTATCAATAGTTTTTGAGTGATATTCTTCTTTCCAAATACCTTTTTGTTCTAGTAATTTTTGAGCATTTGGATTAACTCTACCACTTGCTTTTACACCTGATGAATCTGAAGAGAAACCTTCTAGTTTAGCATTTATAAGTGCTTCGGCTATTATACTTCTACACGAGTTTCCTGTACATAAAATTAATACTTTCTTATTTGATTTGTTTTGCATTTTTTATCCTTTTTTATTTTAAATTAATATTTATATTTTAAAGCCACGCTAGTGACAACAATACTACTAGTAAAACTGGTGGTGTAATAATTAGACCAAATTTACTATACTGTGCAAATGAAATATTTACACCTTTTTTTGCTAATACATGTAACCATAAAAGAGTTGCAAGTGAACCAAATGGTGTCATTTTAGGTCCTAAATTACATCCAATAATATTCGCATATGCTAAAGCTTGATTTGGAATATCTTGAAGTGCTATATCCATAATCATGACTGTTGGCATATTATTCATAATTGCAGATAAAAATGCTGCTATAAATCCAGTTCCTACAATTGCAACAGTATCACTACGAGTGCTTAAATCTTGTAAGATTAAAGCTAAATAATCAGTAAGACCTGCATTTTTTAAACCATAGACAACTATATATAGTCCAATACTAAACCATACAACTTGCCAAGGTGCTTCTTTTATAATACGAACAGGCTCAACTGTTTTAAACATAGTTGCAATAATTAAAAATATTACTCCACCACCAAGAGCAAATACTGCAACTGGTAAATCATAAGCATCACCTATAAAATATCCTAGAATTAAAAGTGCTAAAAAAGCCCAAGATAGTTTAAATAAAGTATCATTTTTAATTACACTTGATGGCTCTTTTAAAAGTGAAATATCCACAGTTTTAGGAATATCTTTTCGCAGTAACAACCATAAGAAAACAATAGATATAAATACACTTACAATATATGGAATTAACATATTTGAAATATACTCAGAAAAGCCTATATCAAAATAGTTTGCTGTTACAATATTAGTAAGGTTTGAAAATACTAAAGGCAAAGATGCACTATCAGAAATAAATCCACCTGCAAGTAAAAAAGCAATGATTGATTTCATATTTAATTTTAATATTCTCATTTTTGCAAGTAAGATAGGAGTTAAAATAAGAGCTGCTCCATCATTTGCAAAAAGTGCAGATACAAATGCACCGAGTAAAATAGAATAAATAAACATCTTCATTCCACTTCCATTTGAGAACTTTGCCATTTTTAAAGCACACCACTCAAAAAAGCCAATCTCATCTAAAACCATAGATAAAATTATAATTCCAATAAAAGATAAAGTTGCATCCCAAACGATATCAGTTACTATTAAAACATCTGAGAAACTTACTACTCCTAAAACTAAAGCAACAATTGCTCCAATAACTGCTGTTGTTCCTATTTGTAAATCTCTTGGTTGCCAAATTACAAAAATAAGTGTAATAATAAAAATTGCACTTGCTAATAACATACTCTTCCTTTTTACTATTTTAATATATCAAGATATATTGATATTTATTTAAAAAAAAAAGAGTTACATTTAAGTAACTCTAATCTTCTTCCATTTCAATTATTTCTGGTTTTAACATATAAAGATATGTTTCAACATCTAACTCATCATATCGCTCAACAGTTACAGGAGTTCTTACAAACTCTTCACCTTCA
This sequence is a window from Poseidonibacter parvus. Protein-coding genes within it:
- a CDS encoding methyl-accepting chemotaxis protein codes for the protein MFNFGKTEEESARLSAMDENYAIISFNPDGTIIHANDNFLNVLGYSLSETVGNHHRMFCDKTYTSTSEYTNFWKDLSNGISKINEFERFAKDGTSVWIQASYSPVKNKNGKVIRVVKFAQDITDSKKVIESSKKAIELAKTGIMQQSIIESTKNEGIEELKNGINDLFQVVSSKVDGDLNKITEALTSYQTLNFVHRITGDLGEVSVGLNSLANVVNDMLVENKTNGLTLNNGSDSLLENVDKLNQSSNEAAASLEETSAAVEEVTATIRNNTQNIAKMANNSNIVTKSAKDGEALANQTSVAMDEINVQVKSINEAISVIDQIAFQTNILSLNAAVEAATAGEAGKGFAVVAAEVRNLASRSAEAAKEIKDIVENATSKANEGKNIAGNMIEGYKELNQNIQETTSLISDIEMSSKEQLSGIEQINTAVTQLDQQTQKNAVVASQAQEIATTTDEIAKLIVSSANEKEFIGKADVKAKEMNLKIEQATSIDVKRTRVTAASPRIVEAKKETKDEWESF
- a CDS encoding thioredoxin family protein yields the protein MKIEILGTGCAKCKALEENVKKAVAEAGVFAQVEKVEDIVKIMDYGVMNTPGLVINSEVKSTGKLLNSEEIKAYF
- a CDS encoding permease, with protein sequence MWKDFVDYLTYELWSLEGHLGEAINFFIYDTIKIFFLLIVIIYIVSFLRSFFPVEKVRDYLSGKHKLIGHISAAFFGMLTPFCSCSAIPLFLGFLQARIPLGVTFSYLVSAPLSDAVVIALLFSLFGWKITLLYISCALLIAMVAGLIIGSMNLEKEVLIEVKPATSCCNSQEEGSNFKARVKEAWEATLDIFKKIYPYVIIGIAIGAFIHGYVPAETIATYAGGDSWYAPLLGVVMGIPMYSSAAGMIPLIEVLTSKGMLLGTALSFMMAVVALSLPEAMILKRVISLKLISIFFGIVGSAILLVGYIFNAIL
- a CDS encoding MBL fold metallo-hydrolase → MKSFIYILLLLSFNLYADVYKLKAVNVTSNIDCYIGDFNPPTKENKGFVSNVCTVDTGDSIVVIEAGPTYVFAKELNELIKKKYAKEVSYVIATNFHDDRYTGASFYKEKNIPIIAHKTIIKELEENPDKFNRIPRVTTKEEYAKSKVVDADIFTNDKYIIKGKNFNIEVLKLSKASNSVSDISVFVPSENFIFTGNTVFNGRMIKYAKYSNINEWIKALEKLEKMNVKYVMGGHGKEFDKTSYKPTLEYLRVLKQSVTKAYDDEVDVEDIYNYVDDKNFSYYDHYKTIAPLNAKTLYDQLEWE
- a CDS encoding arsenate reductase ArsC, producing MQNKSNKKVLILCTGNSCRSIIAEALINAKLEGFSSDSSGVKASGRVNPNAQKLLEQKGIWKEEYHSKTIDKVIDNEYDLVVTVCDNAHETCPMFPKAVKVIHVSFVDPDGKGFEAFEDTYKEIEEILLPKVVEALK
- a CDS encoding arsenic transporter, with the translated sequence MLLASAIFIITLIFVIWQPRDLQIGTTAVIGAIVALVLGVVSFSDVLIVTDIVWDATLSFIGIIILSMVLDEIGFFEWCALKMAKFSNGSGMKMFIYSILLGAFVSALFANDGAALILTPILLAKMRILKLNMKSIIAFLLAGGFISDSASLPLVFSNLTNIVTANYFDIGFSEYISNMLIPYIVSVFISIVFLWLLLRKDIPKTVDISLLKEPSSVIKNDTLFKLSWAFLALLILGYFIGDAYDLPVAVFALGGGVIFLIIATMFKTVEPVRIIKEAPWQVVWFSIGLYIVVYGLKNAGLTDYLALILQDLSTRSDTVAIVGTGFIAAFLSAIMNNMPTVMIMDIALQDIPNQALAYANIIGCNLGPKMTPFGSLATLLWLHVLAKKGVNISFAQYSKFGLIITPPVLLVVLLSLAWL